The Falco cherrug isolate bFalChe1 chromosome 3, bFalChe1.pri, whole genome shotgun sequence genome segment TAACTCTAGCCAAAAGCTTCAGAAACTTTAGAGGAAAAACAAGCTAGTTAGAGGcaacaagagagaaaagaaaagcgAGTTAGTATTGAGGCAAGGTGTCACCTCAGTTTTATCTCAAGTGACTAGGTTACACAACTCAGTTTGACAGCTGCCTGTGGCCAAGAGAGGCActcacattttcttccatttttcctctcctgttgaCCTCCTGTTCCCTTGCGTTAGTACTGATGCTAATCTGACCACCCTGCCCTGATTTAGGAAGCCAAACAGGAGATTACAATTTACCTTGTTGGCAGTGCTACCCTTCTGTTGGGGAGCGCTTGGTTCAGCAGGGTGGTTGAGTGCCTTGTACTAGGTCTTCCCAGTGTCAGATGTGTCAGTGCTGAAACAGGAGGAGCAGGGTGAGCACATGACAGGAGGCTATTGGGCTAAGGAGGTAAGAATTACTTTCTTCTCCATCAGCCATTAGTCTAGTTGTAAAACTGCACCCTAAGGTTTCAGTAATGTCACCTTGTCAAGTGCACAGAACCCAGGTATCCCTGGTTTAACTTATTCCATGCTACTCCTTTCCGTGTGTCTTTGCCATACGCATCACATCATTTTAGATCCTCTTCTTGCCCCTTCCTGCAGGAAGATCTAAGGAGGTTGAGTTAAATGAAATCTAAATGGAAAGGGCAGTAATGGAGGAGGGATATCCATCCATCTCATAGATTACTTCTGGATTTGAATCTTAGCTTCTTCTCATATGGATCTTCTGCTCTGCCATGAACACTGCAAGCAGATCTTGAACATGATTGTCAACAAGAGCAAAAACAAACTTCTTTTTAACTTAAATTGTGTAATCGTTCCAAGTGGGATTCAGTTAATAATGAAGGTTTAGCCTAATGGTTCCCAGTTGGCAGTGATActtattaaggaaaataaaaaccaaaatctaAAATGGCAaatagtttgttttcctttgttgtaGTTGCATTTTTtgcaatgtttcatttttagatAAGTTATTACCAGCTATTCATTATAAAATTGAGCACTGCATGAAATACTTGTTTATCTCTTCATCACAGCACTAGCTCTgatgtgtttcatttttcagattgCAGATCTTGGTGTTGCCTCCTTTAAAAACTGGAGTCGGCTGACCCAAGAAGAGACTGTCCGACAGAAGCAAATCAAGAGCGCTTGCCAGAACAATGCTGGGACTCTTTTCTATATGGCCCCAGAGCATTTACGCTGTGTTAATGTGAAACCTGTGGAGAAATCAGATGTTTACAGCTTCGGCATAGTGATCTGGGCAATTTTTGCTAACAAAGAGCCATACGAATGTAAGCTACTTCCACAAGAATGTTATTGCAAAATTAAGTTACAAATGTTAAGCATTAAAAGTTATAAAATTAAGATTAGTAGATTAAATCATCTATGCCCAAGAACAGCACCTGTTCAACACCTCATGGCCAGTAAGAGGCATTAGTTGCATTGTTTCTGACTTCTAAGCATCGACAAGAACATCTGAATTGAAATGCAGGTATGAGACCAATCTATTCACATCCACATGGTGTGGACATAAAACTGCACTCAGTGGCAGAACTTAGACAAACCTTGGGCAGGCCAGGATGCCAAAGGAAACTCTGATGTATGCTGTTGCCTGAAGAGAGCTAGTtatatgtgttttttcttttaacaggaACGGTCACACAGCCAGTTACCACTtctcagctgtgtggtgcagatTTCTCAACATGCAGTACTGTGCTCATGTAGAACAATAGGAGCAGACTGTGGAATTCCAGCGTaacatgtttttcattttgaatggATTTTTTGGTAACTAAATGGCTAAATTGCCTGTCTAGCCATCTTTGTGTTCGTACCCAATGCAGAGCATAACTGCAGCGCAGGTTCTAGAGAGCTAGATCTGCCACCCTTACTCACACTGGGTATGTCTTACACATAAAAGTAAATCCATTAACCATAAAATAAATCTCTAATCCATGGAAGTTAGGGCAGTAGACTCAAATTCACTAATGCGAGAGATTTGTAATTGTAACtcaaacattttgaaatcaCCTTTTACATatccacaaacacacagagaggTGCTTCACTATTTCTTTTACCCATGGAAAGGTCGCAAAACCTGTGATCAGGATCTGATAGGAAATTCTATTTTTCAGATGGCATAAATGAAGCCCAGATTTGCTTTGGCATCATGAATGGAAACAGACCAGATATAACAGAGATCACTGATAAATGTCCAGTGGAAATTATCGACCTAATGAAACAATGCTGGGAGCAAGACCCAGAGAAAAGGCCAACTTTTGCAGGTAAGACACTGCTTTAGGATTCTTTTTGTTATGTGTCCGTCAATAGTttgtaatgcagaaaaaaacacttcagcgttttcctcttaaaatacagattttcgctttgaaaatagaaaaattgaTTCACACGCCTAGTAAAGCACGCTCCCTGTACCCCAACTAAAAATAGTACCTGGTCCAGCGTTTACCAATTTGAGAAATACTAGTGAGTGGATGGAGCAAACACACTTTATACCTGCTGATAATTTGTCTTCAGCATAGTGTAATCTTCCTGCTGATATTTACAGAAAAGCTAACATCAAGGGACAGTATATCTTGGCTATGACTGAGAAAATACCCTATTGAAACTAGCTTCAAAAGCTGTCCCTGTTTAGCCTCCCATGAGACATGCAACAGCCTTCAACTAGCCAATCATCCTTTCATATGGTCAGATCCCAAAACACTTGCAATCAGTAAAAATCTTGACTGAATAATCTGGGAAGGAGACTAAGAGCATTCAGCATATGAATCAAAAATCTTTATCTTCTCTTGtctcttccttctgcctcaATATGTAGTGCCacaaaaacctccaaaaacccaacccctccctgcaaaaaacccaaaacaacaacaagaaaaaaacaaaacaaaaaacaccccccaaaaaatcaaaaagcaaaccaacccacaaaaaaactccaaacacaTAACAGGAAACAGAGGTTTGGATTTAGACAGATGCACCGAGAGCTTCACATACAACAGGCATGTACTTAAATACTCAGAGGAAGCTTGTATACCTGGAGGAACACGTTCTGAATGTAACCTGCCTAATCTACTGCTAATGGATTGAGTTTATGCTTGCACTGGGTCTTAGCTTCTAATTTTCTCATGTGCAAAATACTGATATTTACCATGTTTGTAGATTATTTCAGTAATTCCATCTTCAGCAGACAGGATAGTTGTTTATCAAATAGCTGCATGTAATTGAATGTaacttatttcttaaaaaatgcagcaaCCAGTCTTTTGGCCAGTCAAGGAAAGGTGCTGTCAGCCACAGATCACAGAGTTTTCACCCCAAAAAGcagtacaacaaaaaaaatccctagaAGGCATCCTGTTCTTGTTACTGTAATAAGGCTAAACAAGCCATACGAAcagattttcctgcttctgacTTTATACAAATCTTTATTCAATCGTTATCCGTCAAAATTGTTAATAGAATAAATCACttctattttctgttgaaaaccACTTTCACttagttcttttctttttgcagaaattagTCAAAGATACAAGCCATTTTACTATCAAAATCTAGGACAATATATTGAAGATGATCTGAAGAAGTTAAAAGTGAGTAACTTTCTAAGCATTTTAAAGTGTCAGTCCCCCATATCACCCCTCCCCAACCCTAGTTATGGCCAGGTTCTACCACTTCAAGGCTGATCGTACTTGACTGACCTGATTTCCTTCTGTGATAAAATGGCTGGATTTGTGAATGAGGGGAGAGTAGTGCATGTCATCTACCTCAACTTTAGGAAGATTTTCAACACTGTCTCCCAAACTTGTATCCAAGTTCAGATGTTACTGTCTAGATGGGTGGATGAAAACAGGTTGGATGGTGAGTCTCAGAGGGTAGTGGTTAATGGAGGCCAGTAACAACTGCAGTAGTGCAGGGGTCTACCATACCATACCATGCCATGCCATACCATGCCATGCTCCTTGCCATGCCCCATGCTGTGCCCCATGCCAGGACCTTCCCTGCCAGGACTCTACCAGTGACCTGAACAAAGTGATGGAGCATACTCTGATAAGGTGTGCAGGTGATGCCAAACTAGGAGGACCAGTCAGTACAGTCACAAGGGCAAGGCTGCCAGCTGTAGGCTGGAGGAATGCACTGACAAAAATCTTGGgaaattcagaaagaagaaatgcaatgTGCTGCACCTGGAATAACCCCTGGCCTCAGTGCCAATtggggctgcctggccagggagcagccctgctgagaaggACCTCAGGGTGGTGGTGAGCAGCAACGTGGGCACCaaccacagcctgcctggcagccaGAAAGCCACCAGCACCCTGTGCTGTACAACAGCATCACAGGCAGCAAATCGAGTAGATCTGCTCAGCCCTTGTTAGTCCTGCCACGTGAGATTGTGGTGAGAGACCAGGGCTATTTCAGCCCAGATACATGATGGCTTTGGGGAGACATAAATAGCAGCTTGTCCCCTACTGTGAGGAGTTTATTGAGAAGACAGAGCCAAGCTCTTCACAGCAGTGCATAGTAGGAGGACAAGAGACACTGGCCATAAACTGAAACAAGAGAGATGCAAACTGCATGTAAGAGGggagaataaacaaaaaaaacccctcacttTTCACCATGAGGACAGCCAAGCAGTGGAGCAAGTTACCTAATGAGGTTGTCTAGTCACCATCATTGGAGGTTTTCAACACCCAAATGCACAGAGCTCTAAGCTACCAACCTTAATCCCATAAGTAACCCTGTTTTGAGCAGGAAGTGGGCCTGAGGTCTCCCAAAGTCTGTTTCTGCCTGAGTGACACACTGATTCTATGATAATACTTTGCAAAATCTCCTCATATATCCATTAAGTCTCActcatgaaataaaattttattcctAGAGATTTAAAAGTGGCAGAATCTGATTTACACTAAGTGTAAAAAAAAGCCCTGTAAATTCTTGGTAAGTTTTGTCCTGCGTTCAGGCAGTGTCTAATGAGTCATGAACTGCCTGAGACCAGGAAGTTGTACCACAGTAATAACAACAGGGAAAATCTGAAATCAGATGTTTTTCCTAAGTGTTCAATTAGTTTCTCATTCCTTTGTAGCTGTAGGTTTATAAATTATGATAAAAAGAATGATTTCCTGAGTGAAAATAAGAGAATGAGAACTTCTTAAACAATTGAGCTGATTATGGAACCTTTTTATCACAGATTTTATCAATTTACTCACTTTAGTGGTACTGACAGCTATTGGTGAGAACGCCTGGCATTGGGGGTTTAATCTTTGCAGTGAAGTGAGGCTCACAAGAGTACGTACCCAGTTATTTTAGCTAAGAAACCCAACTTCTTTTGTGAAACCATTcatttacagatttctttaaagTGCTTCCTTCTGTCACCAAGTCTACAATTGTGGAAATGAAAGTTTCTGATTTAGAGAACATATGATATTTATGAAGCACCAGTGACTGttcaaaaaaacaacagaggTTTGCAAAATGAAACTGATGAAACATTTCCTGGACTGATTTGACCAAAATAACTAATAATGTGAAGTACATATGCCTAACTTATAATAGCAGCCCCAAATCAGGATCATGGCCAATACTAGCTGCATTAGTTCTCGGCAAATATACCACTCAAATCACAGGAACTGAAGAACTATTTAGAAAATGAGCCATGAGCCTATTACTTTCTCAGGAAGGAAAGCATCTCTTCTTATCAGGGCACAGAATGTGAATACAGCATCCAGGGCAAGTCAATGTGGTGAACTACTTGTACAGCCTCAGTAGCAACATGAGTTAGGTtttgactacttttttttttttttttctttcccccactagcaatcatagaatggtttgggttggaagggaacttaaagaccacctagttccaacccccctgccatgggcagggaggtCACTCAAggccccatccaacctggtcttgaacacttccagggatggggcatccacagcttctctgggcaacctattccagtgtctcaccaccctcacagtaaattGTGGAAGCAGAGTCAACAGCCTCCTAACTAAAAGGACCACAGAGttacagaatggttgaggttggaagggacatctggaggtcatctggtccaaccacCCTGCTCAAGCACTTCAGTTACTCAAGTAAAACCTAAGGACCTAAGGTTGTAATGCACTTTAGAATTTCATCTTTTGCTCTTGGAAGGAAGTGGATTTTTTGGGAAGAAAGAGtagtgttttgatttttactaTCTGAAAGTATTTCTTGGGTTTAGTGAAGAAAAcgaaatcagaaaaaaagtcacccacccacccaccccctccttttagaagttattttatGAGTAAGAAGCACTGGGGGAAactgagaaataatttttccaggtattttttttttttttacctccagtAAAGTCTGAATAATAGGAACATCAAAAGAATAGAACAGAAATAGATTTTGCCTTCACTCCAGTGAAGTGAGGATGAGGATTTACAGAAAGGAAGTTGTACTGTCTTTCTGAAGATTTGCTCCAAGCTCCTTGATCCTAATAGTCTTCATAAAAGCCAATATGGCCTTACCTGAATGTAGATCTTCTTCCTCACCTCTTTCCCGTTGATGAATGTACTTACTAACTATAGATTCACAGAACAGGTTGCATGTTTGCTACCTTTACCTCAACAGCATACTCTCACTGAGATTGCTTGCAGAAAGTCTAGCTGTTAAGTACAAGATAGACAATCCAAAACCACTGTCTAGATTAAGCTCATACTCATGTAGGCAAGGGTGTTGTCTAGCCAACTCAGAGCATTATATACTGCAATTGCATTGCAGTCCTTCCTCCCTTCATTGAAGAAAAGGTTTTGCCCATCTGTATGTAGCAAAGCAATGGGTATTTTCTGTCAGGCTGTGCTCTCCTATGAAGAGTATGGGATCTCTTTCCACAGATTCACAGAATCTGTTCATCCAGGACACTTCACTGTCGGGCTCTGCTCTTTTTCTACAGGTACTCCTTTGGCTAAGCTTTTGCCTGTAACTTGATCATTTGTTCTTTCTTACATGCAGAAAATGTGGCCTGAGTCAAATGAACTGCTGAATAGGATGCAGTCCCTTCAAATAGATGCTGTAGCAGATGATACCAGTAGTGGTCAAGTAGGTAAGTCACTTACTAGCACATCATTATGCAGTGTATTCTGCCAAAGATAAAGTTGTGTACGTGTACAAAGTAACTAATCTTACCATTAAGGGGTTATGAAGAGACTTGATTattcagcacttcagaaagaatTGTAAtcacagaaaagattaaatttgCTCCCAGGCTCCCAAAAGTCATATGGTTTTGAATTTTTCCCAGTCTACAGTTTGAACCCATTTCATTTTGcactcttctgctttcctctcccatgctgaaaattttgtttaacATTAGACTTTTCAGTAGTCACTTTGATAATTACTTGATGATACTTGATCTTTCTTCCCATCCCTATAGTCAGGCCCACTGCTTAGTCTGTAGGCTTTCGCTTGATGAagactttcctttttccccactCCAGCCTTTCCTATGAATGCTCTGAATATGACCAGGACGTATTGTAACATATTCTTTTGTTCATGATCTTGCTGTCTTTGGAATCTGAGCAGCTCTAATAGATTAATTTTCTGTCACGTTTTCTATCAAATCTTGGATGAGTTGCGTGTTTCATGGCTTTATAGAGCTCTCTCACTAATACATGATGACACAGTTTTGTAGTCGTGTATCTGGAATTCTTTTACCAAAGTTTCTTAATGGTGAAGGATATAGGATCGTATTTGCACACTCATTTAGAAGCAACAATATCAAATTCAGtagaaataaaatcctgctAAGTTTGCTCACACAATTCAAAAGGCATTATTAAATGAATAATGTTAAACTGTAACATGCAACTAATAAATCTTCCCCAAAGCTAGGTTTGCCGTAACTGTTCTTCAGCAGAACCGATGGACTAAGTAGGGCAGCCccactgctgttatttttaaattaccatAGTTACATTTCCCTAGCAGAAATAATCACATATGTCTGCAGCAGATTTCAGATGCTCTGTGTTTTAAGTACAAAAGGCTTTACTGTGAATCTACACTGCAAAAAGATCTGGACAACCTGTCAGTCAAAATCAGGGTGTTTTATCTCCAGTCAATGGGCATTACTCAGACATTGTTAGTGAAAGGTATCCCACAGGATATGTTTGTACATCTCAAGCTTGCCCTGGGGAATGGATGCCATATAGTTTATGCTAATACAGAATTGCTAATAGCTGTCACTTTTGACGAGgttgtttctgtatttgcttcttCCACTCCCTCTCTAGCAGCaataacaaaagcagcagagcaagtTAGACTTAAAGGTGTACTAACATACAGGCATCAAAAGGAACTAGTTTTGGTCCTGCCCAATATCAACTGAATTCATGTAATctggaggtggggaggaagagagagaaaaacaaaccagttCACTGGCATAATCTGAACTAAATAGAAGCACATACATACACTTTGTCCCTATTTTACAGGAGTCTGTAAGAGTCCTCTTGCTTTAGGCAATGTACAATGTTTTCTAGACAACTGTGAAgctttcagaacatttttagaAAGTATCTGTAGTCCTACCCTCAAGAACAAGTAGTAACAAGCAGATTTTTACATTCTTGTTTAGTCTTGGAAGGCTGCAGCATGATCCAAACAACAACTCAATTTAGTTCAAGACTGAAGTAGAGCTTCCTTTGATAGTGAGAATTAGTTTGAAGGATGTAGATAACACAGACTATATGGCAGTCTTTACTtctaaaaatgtattctttGGGACTATGAAGAATAAACTAGACAAAAAAGATTCATTATAAAAGACCCAGGCAGGATATTTTATGTAATCATTTGCAAACATTAATGACAAATTATTTGTGCTGTCTGAAGTAACACCTATTacagtggtgtttttttccatcctgttACACTCCAATTTTGCACTGATTAAATTCCAGTTAATACCAACAGAGACACACCAGTAAATCAGAACCTGCAAGTGCTTACAGGAACTGTTGTTTCAGTGGTTGAGAACTTGGTGTCAATATAAGCAGAGTATGCAACGAATTCTGACAGCACTTCAGTGAGATTTTTGACACTGATAGCTTCCACAAGCACGTACTACCTagataaaaatctgtaataCTTCTCagtaaaagcatttaaaaaataaaacacagcttaTTCTGGAAGTAATGTTATATTTTCACCTTTTATATATTACCATAATATTAGAGATAGATTAATAGATTCTAGTGTCATCGCAACAAGTTACATACTTGCATTTGgatgtatttcaaatatttcattttcttccctttcagatCAGCCTAATTCTCTACACAGCTCACAAGGTCCCATGACCAGTCAGGCTAACGAAGCGCTGTTTGCTGCCTCCCCTGTGAACCAGCCTGTTGAGAGCTGTGAGACCTCATTTACATCTGATAATctagaaagaaaacttcagtgtGAATACAACTACCATGTATTTGGCAGCCGGATGGATAAAGCAGTTCCACCTTTAGTGTACACCCCTGaaatgagagaggaagaaaggagacgAAGAGTTTCCTATGATCCATTTGCAAAGCCTTCTCCCACTCCTCCTCAACAGAGTGAACTGTGTCCAAGCACTGAAAAAACAGGATCAAACACTAATCCATATTTTTTGccacagccagctgcaacaCCACCAAAATGGGggaatacagattttttttacgGGCCAAACCCTAACAGTCTTCTAACAGGAAACACAGAGGATCTCTATGGATTGCGTTCAGCCAGTACCTGTAGCCTAAGTAAACCTCCTGTGCCTGAATGTGGCCCAAACCTGCAGTCACAGACCAACGTGAACTGGTACCCAAAGACTGCAGGCACAGATACGGGTGAGATTCCTCCTACCCCAACACCTATCCTTCTGAAAACAGACGACTTctctaaaaatgcatttgtcaaGAGTGTTTTGTAGTTTACGTAACAACCACCTGCTTATTGCTGACAATTGATCTGTGATATAGCAAAGgtgaatttatttcattaagttCTCTTTGATTACTTCAGGTCACTAAAACACTAGCTGGGACATCATTATGCTGCTTTGACTAATTTCAAGCTGTTCATTTCAAGTAAACCATTTCCAAAGAGTCAGTGTAATAGAGGAGCATCAAACCCAATGCTTAACTCTTTAGCTACAACCAAGTAATAGCAGACAGCAAATACTGCTACAGCAGCTACCAATCATTTTAGGAAAGTGAAGGAGAAATTTTGACTCTCCAAAATGTAACATTCATACAATAGGTTCTGTTTGTGCAGAAACAACAtttgcagcatttcagaaaatagaTGGGTATTTTTACCTTGATTTGTAGCAAGGTAAGAGACTTTTGAGCTCAGGGAGCCAACAAGGGGCTAAGGCTCATAACTGGTTTCTCCAGAGAGCTCTGCCTGGTGCTGATGGGGAGCTTTATTTGTCAGTATTTGCTAGTGAGCTGTGGAATAGAAAGGTATGgaggcaaaaaaagaagagaacacTTCAGCATTGGCAAAAAGTATAAATAAGTGGTAACTAGCGACTTGTAAGTCCTAAAGTCTCTTGGAAACTAGAGATAACATGAGCTGCATTGCCCTGCTTCTACTACATATTGGATAATTTTAGTGCGGCATTCTTTTCCAGATCATCTAACCAGAAAAATCAAGGATGCCTAGCTGTTTACAGGCAGAATGCCACAAAGGTGTTATTCTGTTAAATTATTTATGCAGAGGCTGTGATTAGTTGTTTATGTGAGTTTATTTACTGAAATGAATCAGAGCTGTCATGTCAGAAGGCAGGGATTAGAACTGTCAGCACCACtaataaaagtaaaatcttctgtttgaaagaaaaaaagaaaacagttattATATGGAGGCTGCGTGCAGTAGTGTGGCAGATATCAGACTGAGatgcagaaaagctgtattGCAGCTCTTCCTTGACTTGTTGGGTCACCGTAACCCAGCGACTTTTACTGCCCCATCATGAGTTGCAGAGCTCATCTGCAGGCATCCAAATCGATTACTGCCCTGGGCTGGAAGTTACATCTTTGTCAGGCATTCCTGCCACTGGCAGAAGATGCAGTGGTGTCCCATGCCTTTGCTAGAGCCGGTCACAAGCAGCGTGCTAATACAAACTGCAGTGAGTCTTAGCAGTAAGCAGTAGGAGCATGCTTGGGAGTTTGGAATTCTCCAATTTGAATACCTGACATGAGGCAGCTCGTGTCCGtaactgtggtgtgctgtgatcCCACCCTGCCGCCTACTAGCCAGGTATTCACACACCCATGCAGAAGCCCATTGCCCTCACTGGGATCCAAGAATGGTTAAGGCTATTAAGTCGCTGAGCAAAACCACAATAAGGTCATTGCTTTAACAAGAGTTATTCAAGGAGATACAATCCTGTTAATTAAAAAGCTTCTCACCTCTTTGTATTTAAGAGCATAAATTATGTACTGTTACAAATATGGCAGTCATTTTTAAGTACACTtgcttttttatgtatataatgcttttgccttttttttgtttgtttgttttccctctttgttTAGGTAACAAGGTTTCCACTTCTTTTACAAGGGGAACTTTTACATATTATCCTACGGTACCAAGAGTAAGCCCAGGTAAGTCCTGTAGCCTTCATCTGCCTGGTAGCCAGCAGGCTATGCATTGCATCCTGATCAGTAAAGCAAAAAACTTCAGgatcttgaaataatttgttattgCTTAATATTTCTAACCATAGCTGAAGTTATCAGTACCAGTATGTTCCTGTCTTTAGCAGGACCTGTTCACACCATTAAACATGTATTTGATGGATCAAGGACAACATCTTTTATgtaaagagcttttaaaaacatgaaggCTTTGTAAGATCTGCTGTACACCTACACCAGTTTCTTAGATTAAAAGTCAAGTTGCTGTGACTTTGCCCAGTTCTTGAACCATACATGCATTTGGGACACCTATCCACTGTTGCTCTGGATTTTTAATACAAATCCCTAATGCAGGCTTTGTGCTAATCAGCCTTCCTTGGGGCACACGTCTCTACAGTTCAACTGTCTTAAACCCCTGGAATTCTGTCCTGTCCTTCAGGAGTTGTTAATATATGCTCCTTTTGAGCTGTGTTACTTGGGACACCCTGAACTCTTTTATTAACCTTTTCAAGGCTTGTCCAGTTTGTAAGTGGTTTACACttagaaataaaacttgaaaCAGCAGGTTTCTGTCTTCTTGGCTACATGCCCCTTGGAAGTGACCGAAACATGACAAGCAAGTGAAGTGTGGAGGCTTGGGAAAGGAGATTTATAAGCACAGTAACTTCTACTGTTAATATTGACAAAGCATTTCTACCTGTTTTCATATCTTGTGCTAGATTCGTTGTGTTACCagataagaaaataatgaatatatGAGATTGCTTCATTTTTTAGCTAAAAATATGAACACATTTCCTGAGTCAttcacctcaaaaaaaaaaaaaggatacagAAATcatagtattttgaaataaagatttgtaaataaaatgcattccTTTTGTGCAACTTCTATAAACTAATCATGCGTACATATAAGTATTTCTGACTAGCATTTTCAGGTTAAcaaatattaaatgcatttagTCCTATTTCCATACACGACCATAGATTTCCACACTTCACATTGCAATTGAGTAACAAGGATGTTTGTATGTCTAACCATCACTTTGGGTTATTAAATACAGAGCTTGGTGTGTCATTTTAAGTAGCTCTACTTCAATTTTAGACCCAGGTTGTGATAGTCACCGTTTAAACTAGAGTTAGCAAGTTTAATAGAGTTTAATAGCAAGTTAAATCCAGAGTTCAGAAAGCATTGTCAAGAGCATAAAAAATTGACATCACCTAAGACTGCATGGAAGATTTGATGTTTATGTGTGGAAGTTGGACAGCTTTAAGCAAAGGACCCCAAATTAGATGTTTAACTAATCGCATACAATTAAACCACAGATGTAAGCTCCCAGAGGTGCATATACATGTTGGCTTTTATTGCTGACAATTCAGGCCTCAAAATAAAGGAGTAGGATTTTTTTGGTATGGTATCTCAGAAAAAATTCTAGTCTTTTCTTAGAACcaaaagagaaggggggggggggttaaaagaggagagagagagaaggaagtgTTGAAACACTGAGCAAGTAGTGCACTGTGATTCACTGTGAAAACAAGCATAACTGAAGAATATACTCCTAGATAGCAAGGATGAAATACACTGTGAAACACAGATAGATGCCATCAAGATAGTACAGTATAACATGGAGTATAGAAACCTTACAAGCAGCTAGAAATGATTTTCTGTAGTTTCACAGAACTTTGAAGTTATAAACCTGAACTTA includes the following:
- the RIPK1 gene encoding receptor-interacting serine/threonine-protein kinase 1 isoform X2; translated protein: MRRLQHDRVVKLLGIILEDGNYSLVMEYVDRGNMMKVLQKVALPLSVKGRFVLEITEGMLYLHEQGFVHKDLKPENILVDRDFHIKIADLGVASFKNWSRLTQEETVRQKQIKSACQNNAGTLFYMAPEHLRCVNVKPVEKSDVYSFGIVIWAIFANKEPYEYGINEAQICFGIMNGNRPDITEITDKCPVEIIDLMKQCWEQDPEKRPTFAEISQRYKPFYYQNLGQYIEDDLKKLKKMWPESNELLNRMQSLQIDAVADDTSSGQVDQPNSLHSSQGPMTSQANEALFAASPVNQPVESCETSFTSDNLERKLQCEYNYHVFGSRMDKAVPPLVYTPEMREEERRRRVSYDPFAKPSPTPPQQSELCPSTEKTGSNTNPYFLPQPAATPPKWGNTDFFYGPNPNSLLTGNTEDLYGLRSASTCSLSKPPVPECGPNLQSQTNVNWYPKTAGTDTGNKVSTSFTRGTFTYYPTVPRVSPEDSIKYNISNSSGIQIGSYNHMKIDEHNQHISTSPVATEAIYMHYEAIGVFDNTSVLTEKHLNLVREKLAKQWKHCARKLGFSDPEIDEIDHDYERDGLKEKVYQMLLKWVMREGSKGATVGKLAKALFGCQRLDLLTSLMQINEE
- the RIPK1 gene encoding receptor-interacting serine/threonine-protein kinase 1 isoform X1, producing the protein MSLEDIHMNTQDLLEKKQLDAGGFGTISLCFHKKHGYVVLKKVYTGPQRTEYNASLLEEGRIMRRLQHDRVVKLLGIILEDGNYSLVMEYVDRGNMMKVLQKVALPLSVKGRFVLEITEGMLYLHEQGFVHKDLKPENILVDRDFHIKIADLGVASFKNWSRLTQEETVRQKQIKSACQNNAGTLFYMAPEHLRCVNVKPVEKSDVYSFGIVIWAIFANKEPYEYGINEAQICFGIMNGNRPDITEITDKCPVEIIDLMKQCWEQDPEKRPTFAEISQRYKPFYYQNLGQYIEDDLKKLKKMWPESNELLNRMQSLQIDAVADDTSSGQVDQPNSLHSSQGPMTSQANEALFAASPVNQPVESCETSFTSDNLERKLQCEYNYHVFGSRMDKAVPPLVYTPEMREEERRRRVSYDPFAKPSPTPPQQSELCPSTEKTGSNTNPYFLPQPAATPPKWGNTDFFYGPNPNSLLTGNTEDLYGLRSASTCSLSKPPVPECGPNLQSQTNVNWYPKTAGTDTGNKVSTSFTRGTFTYYPTVPRVSPEDSIKYNISNSSGIQIGSYNHMKIDEHNQHISTSPVATEAIYMHYEAIGVFDNTSVLTEKHLNLVREKLAKQWKHCARKLGFSDPEIDEIDHDYERDGLKEKVYQMLLKWVMREGSKGATVGKLAKALFGCQRLDLLTSLMQINEE